One Nicotiana sylvestris chromosome 12, ASM39365v2, whole genome shotgun sequence genomic window carries:
- the LOC104219912 gene encoding COP1-interactive protein 1 — MTKRSWKEAMKAFGSHIDLEKEEQLKWIKIEIENKVKRIAKLIKRLNQGSREGNLQRRSELLQLVDEFHKQYQSLYSMYDNLKSEVRKKLHEEHEGDSSSQSSSCSNSELYYTPEEMATKSNSSCSNCETLDVEDAILKDKITSKSEVKVESMDFDVEKFEKSMSFGRVSEPEEFFKDLRIQGEETLINESTLLKEKVKEKEDAILSLNDKFELRERERLSQMKELEDQVATMKLELDNLCVQKRELEEQTVYKLNEVKRIEENNSGLQARVLELQATFKKKDDQFSQLLKKFKENQQKSKSRIDDLMAKSTGLQKEVDRLHAERNELEEKLLHETKKGSDQVKDVTERTQFLDLTERTDYLQHELEALRNQKYELESLLKEKTQEVSECQLQIENMKVKLTSTTLSEKGVTKEKEGLNSEVKSLAKETSDLKEKIMDMNQEAYHLELQKEKLNDKIMELETKLLGKEAEVGILQKKLEAYMNDMSTQNSTLTARISTAETEKSRLKSQLEKEKHEFSQSLKQMEKKNTELTIKIAEHEKNIRGMEIIANKSKEEHKQMQIRLEESKSNFHNAERKLEEMTEELRKTFEDSLRILSRRIRVAEQLHIENKEWYQKTRNSYEKENKDLKEKNARHEMRLRGIKDISLTASDMLGSLDAVALKFEECTAHFLNRISKVSCELKFVKDWVMRKNKAMSHVKDDFDCLLTQCDDKEAEILKYREKVWKLENKVRELEKMIKDQEESMLVLKEEKREAIRQLCVWIDYHRSRSDYYKRILLTEFGRRSAP; from the exons ATGACGAAGCGTAGTTGGAAAGAAGCAATGAAGGCATTTGGGAGTCATATTGATCTTGAAAAAGAAGAACAGTTGAAATGGATAAAAATAG AAATAGAGAACAAAGTAAAGAGAATAGCAAAGCTAATTAAGAGATTAAACCAAGGTAGTAGAGAAGGGAATTTGCAGAGAAGATCAGAACTACTTCAACTTGTTGATGAGTTTCACAAACAATACCAATCCCTCTATTCTATGTATGATAATCTCAAAAGTGAAGTAAGGAAAAAACTTCACGAAGAACACGAGGGTGATTCGTCTTCTCAATCATCTTCGTGCTCGAATTCAGAATTATATTATACCCCTGAGGAAATGGCTACCAAAAGTAACTCGTCTTGTTCTAATTGTGAGACTTTAGATGTAGAGGATGCAATTTTGAAGGACAAAATAACTTCGAAAAGTGAAGTTAAGGTTGAATCTATGGATTTTGATGTGGAAAAATTTGAGAAATCGATGTCTTTTGGCCGAGTGTCTGAGCCAGAGGAATTCTTCAAAGACCTTAGGATTCAAGGCGAAGAGACGTTGATAAATGAATCTACATTGTTAAAGGAGaaagtgaaagaaaaagaagacgcGATCTTGTCTCTGAACGATAAATTTGAACTTCGCGAGAGGGAGAGATTGtctcaaatgaaagagttagaagaTCAAGTTGCTACAATGAAGCTTGAATTAGATAACTTATGTGTTCAGAAGAGAGAACTCGAGGAGCAAACCGTGTACAAGTTAAATGAAGTTAAACGAATAGAAGAAAATAATTCAGGATTGCAAGCTCGCGTCTTAGAACTACAAGCAACATTCAAAAAGAAAGATGATCAATTTTCTCAACTTCTTAAAAAATTTAAGGAGAATCAACAGAAATCAAAGTCAAGAATCGACGATCTGATGGCAAAATCAACTGGTCTGCAGAAAGAAGTGGACCGTTTACACGCTGAAAGGAATGAATTGGAAGAAAAATTGTTACACGAAACCAAAAAAGGATCGGATCAAGTCAAGGACGTAACAGAAAGAACACAATTTCTTGATTTAACAGAAAGGACTGATTATCTGCAACATGAGTTGGAAGCCTTGAGAAACCAGAAATACGAGCTAGAGTCATTACTAAAAGAGAAAACTCAAGAAGTATCAGAATGTCAACTTCAGATAGAAAACATGAAAGTGAAATTAACAAGCACGACGTTGTCAGAGAAAGGGGTAACAAAAGAGAAGGAAGGGTTAAACTCGGAGGTGAAATCACTCGCGAAAGAAACAAGTGACTTGAAAGAGAAGATAATGGATATGAATCAAGAAGCTTATCATTTAGAATTACAAAAAGAAAAGCTGAATGATAAGATTATGGAGTTGGAAACAAAACTATTAGGAAAAGAAGCAGAGGTAGGAATTCTTCAGAAGAAACTCGAGGCTTATATGAACGATATGTCTACTCAGAATTCAACGTTAACAGCGCGAATTTCAACAGCAGAAACTGAAAAATCAAGATTGAAATCTCAGCTTGAGAAAGAGAAACATGAATTTTCACAAAGCCTTAAGCAGATGGAAAAGAAAAACACTGAATTGACTATCAAGATCGCGGAGCATGAGAAAAATATAAGAGGAATGGAAATTATCGCAAACAAGTCAAAAGAGGAACATAAACAAATGCAAATAAGGTTAGAAGAATCCAAATCAAATTTTCACAATGCTGAAAGAAAACTAGAAGAAATGACTGAGGAACTACGCAAGACGTTTGAGGACAGTTTACGAATCTTGAGCAGAAGGATCCGAGTAGCAGAACAATTGCATATAGAGAACAAGGAGTGGTACCAAAAAACCAGGAACTCGTacgaaaaggaaaacaaagatcTCAAGGAGAAAAATGCAAGGCATGAAATGAGGCTAAGGGGAATTAAGGATATATCATTGACAGCAAGTGATATGTTAGGTTCACTAGACGCCGTGGCACTAAAGTTTGAGGAATGCACGGCTCATTTCTTGAATCGAATATCTAAGGTTTCGTGTGAGTTGAAGTTCGTAAAAGATTGGGTGATGAGGAAAAACAAAGCAATGTCACATGTTAAAGATGATTTTGATTGTTTACTTACACAATGTGATGATAAAGAAGCTGAGATATTGAAATATAGAGAGAAAGTTTGGAAGTTAGAGAATAAAGTTAGAGAACTAGAGAAAATGATCAAGGATCAAGAGGAATCAATGTTGGTATTAAAGGAGGAAAAGCGAGAGGCGATTAGACAATTATGTGTATGGATTGATTATCATCGTAGTCGCTCTGACTATTATAAAAGGATTCTGTTAACTGAATTTGGTCGAAGGAGCGCGCCATAG